TCGGCGTGCCCGACGACGCGCCGCACGTGAACCCGAACGGCGGCGCGATCGCGCTCGGCCACCCGCTGGGCATGTCGGGCGCACGCCTGGTGCTGACCGCGGTCAACCAGCTGCACCGCGGCGGCGGCAGGCTCGCGGTGGCCACGATGTGCATCGGCGTGGGCCAGGGCATCGCCACGCTGATCGAGCGCGTCTGAGCAGGCAGGGGGAGGAGACACTCATGAACTTCGACGAGTCGAACCTGACCGATGCGGTGATCGCGCGGATGGAAGGCTGCGAGAGCCCGCGCTTCAGGCAGATCATGACCAGCCTGATCCGGCACCTGCACGACTTCGCGCGCGAGGTCGAGCTGACCGAGGAAGAGTGGTTCGAGGGCATCCGCTTCCTGACCGCCACCGGGCAGATGTGCGACGACAAGCGCCAGGAGTTCATCCTGCTGTCGGACACGCTGGGCCTGTCGATGCTGGTCGACGCGATCAACCATCGCTACCCGGCCGGCGCGACCGACACCACCGTCTTCGGGCCCTTCTTCGTCGAAGGGGCGCCGGCCTTGCCGCACTGGGCGAACGTGTCCGAGGGCATGCCGGGCAAGCCCTGCTTCGTGTCGGGCACGGTGCGCGACACCGCGGGCCGGCCCGTCGAGGGCGCGGTGATCGACGTCTGGCAGACCGACGGCGTCGAGGGCCTGTACGACGTGCAGAAGCGCGAGGGCGGCATGTACGGCCGCGGCCGGATCACGACCGATGCCGAGGGCCGCTACGCGTTTCGCACGGTGCAGCCGGTGAGCTACCCGATCCCCGACGACGGCCCGGTCGGCAAGATGCTGCGCAAGATGGGCAGGCACCCGTGGCGGCCGGCGCACATCCACACGATGATCTCGCACCCGGGCCACAAGACGCTGACCACGCACATCTTCGTGAAGGGCGATGCCTATCTCGACTCGGATGCGGTGTTCGGCGTCAAGGACTCGCTGGTGGTGGACTTCGTCGACCATCCGCCCGGCGCCACGCCGGACGGCGGCCGCAGCGAGGTGGCGTTCTCCACGGCCCGCTACGACTTCGCGCTGGCCCCGGCCTGAGCGGCGCCGCAGCGCCGGCGCTGGCTCACAGCAGCCAGCGCCGCTCGTACTCGTTCTTCCTGAAGTCCTCGACCAGGAAGTCGATGAACGCGCGAACCTTCGCCGGCAGGTGCCGGCGGCTCGGGTAGGCGATGTTCATCATCAGCCGCGGCAGCTCGTAGTCGCCCAGCACCGGCACCAGCCGGCCCGCGACGACGTCGTCGTGAACGATGTAGCTGGGCTGGATCAGGATGCCGAGCCCGTCGAGCGCCGCGTTGCGCAGGATCTGCCCGTCGTTGGCCTCCAGGAAGGGCTGGATCCTCACCGACTGCGTGCGGCCCCGGCGCGTGAAGCGCAGCTCGTCGGGCCGGTTCGCGTAGGTGTAGACCAGCATGCGGTGGTCGGCCAGGTCTTCGGGCGCGGCCGGCACGCCGTTGCGGGCCAGGTATTCGGGCGAGGCCGCGAGGATCCGCCGCATCTCGGCCAGGCGCCGGATCGTGATGTTCGAGTCGGCCTCGTACTCGCGGGTGCGGATCGCGAGGTCGACGTTGTTGTCGATGATGTCGTAGTAGCGGTTGGCCGCGACGATCTGCACCGTGATGTCCGGATAGCGGCGGTGGAACTCGGGCAGCAGCGGCACCACGTGCTCCAGGCAGCAGGACAGCGACGCGGTGACCGTCAGCGTGCCCGACGGGTTGACCGAGGCGGCGTTGACCGCCGCCTCCGCCTCCGCCATGTCGCCGGCGATCGCCTTGCAGCGGCGGTAGAAGTCCTGGCCGATGTCGGTCAGGTAGAGCCGGCGCGTATTGCGCTGCACAAGCCGCGCGGCCAGCCGTTCCTCGAGCCCGGCGAGCAGCCGGCTGGCGGTCGCGTTCGACACGCCGACGGCCTCGGCGGCGCGCGACAGGCTGCCCTGTTCGGCGATCTGGATGAACAGTTCGACTTCGGTCCAGCGGTCCATCGCGAGGCGTCGAGTCTTTCCGTCGTGAAAAGGTGATTTCGGCCCGGGCGGTTCTTCGCGGCCGGCTTTCGAGTCTACATTGCATGCGATGAAAGGCCGCCGCATCCTGCTCAAGTGCGCAACGCTCGTCACGATGGACGAGCGGCTCGGCGTCATCGACAACGCCGACCTGCTGGTTCATGGCGACCGGATCGCCGCGATCGCGCACCGCATCGACGAGCCCGACGCGCAGGTCGTCGACTGCGCCGGCCGCATCGTGATCCCGGGCCTGATCAACGCCCACCTCCACACCTGGCAGACCGGGCTGCGCGGCGCGGCCGCCAACTGGACCCTGCCCGAGTACTTTCGCAGCATGCACGCCGGGCTGGCGACCTTCTTCGGGCCCGAGGACATCAACGTCGCCACGCTGGCCGGCGCGCTGAACCAGATCAACTGCGGCACGACCACGCTGGTCGACTGGTGTCACAACAACCCCACGCCCGAGCACACCGACGCGGCGATCGAGGGGCTGGCCGAGTCGGGGATAAGAGCGGTGTTCATGCACGGCTCGCCCAAGCCCGATCCGAAACCGGGCCAGCGGCCGTTC
This genomic window from Zeimonas sediminis contains:
- a CDS encoding LysR family transcriptional regulator; amino-acid sequence: MDRWTEVELFIQIAEQGSLSRAAEAVGVSNATASRLLAGLEERLAARLVQRNTRRLYLTDIGQDFYRRCKAIAGDMAEAEAAVNAASVNPSGTLTVTASLSCCLEHVVPLLPEFHRRYPDITVQIVAANRYYDIIDNNVDLAIRTREYEADSNITIRRLAEMRRILAASPEYLARNGVPAAPEDLADHRMLVYTYANRPDELRFTRRGRTQSVRIQPFLEANDGQILRNAALDGLGILIQPSYIVHDDVVAGRLVPVLGDYELPRLMMNIAYPSRRHLPAKVRAFIDFLVEDFRKNEYERRWLL
- a CDS encoding intradiol ring-cleavage dioxygenase; the protein is MNFDESNLTDAVIARMEGCESPRFRQIMTSLIRHLHDFAREVELTEEEWFEGIRFLTATGQMCDDKRQEFILLSDTLGLSMLVDAINHRYPAGATDTTVFGPFFVEGAPALPHWANVSEGMPGKPCFVSGTVRDTAGRPVEGAVIDVWQTDGVEGLYDVQKREGGMYGRGRITTDAEGRYAFRTVQPVSYPIPDDGPVGKMLRKMGRHPWRPAHIHTMISHPGHKTLTTHIFVKGDAYLDSDAVFGVKDSLVVDFVDHPPGATPDGGRSEVAFSTARYDFALAPA